A stretch of the Haloplanus aerogenes genome encodes the following:
- a CDS encoding zinc ribbon domain-containing protein, whose protein sequence is MESDDRGCPKCGHTETDVGTISTTGGGLSKMFDIQTNSFRVVSCTNCGYSELYRDVGSSGSDIVDVFLG, encoded by the coding sequence ATGGAGTCAGACGACCGCGGCTGCCCCAAATGCGGCCACACCGAGACCGACGTGGGGACGATCTCCACCACCGGCGGCGGCCTCAGCAAGATGTTCGACATCCAGACCAACTCCTTCCGCGTGGTGTCGTGTACCAACTGCGGCTACTCGGAACTCTACCGTGACGTGGGATCGTCGGGGAGCGACATCGTCGACGTCTTCCTCGGGTAG
- a CDS encoding DUF192 domain-containing protein has product MTRIVHDGDHVLATDATVADSFLAKARGLMFRRSFPDGSALVFPFGGAASRTLHMVGVPFDIDAIWLREGRVERVARLSAWTGLGRATADTVIELPAGAANGVDEGDVVRVDEA; this is encoded by the coding sequence ATGACACGCATCGTCCACGACGGCGACCACGTCCTCGCGACCGACGCGACCGTCGCCGACTCCTTTCTCGCCAAGGCACGGGGCCTCATGTTTCGCCGTTCCTTTCCGGACGGCTCGGCCCTCGTCTTTCCCTTCGGCGGCGCCGCATCCCGGACGCTCCACATGGTCGGCGTGCCCTTCGATATCGACGCCATCTGGCTCCGTGAGGGGCGCGTCGAACGCGTCGCGCGCCTGTCGGCGTGGACCGGCCTCGGCCGCGCGACGGCCGACACGGTGATCGAACTCCCCGCCGGCGCCGCCAATGGGGTCGACGAGGGGGACGTGGTTCGGGTGGACGAGGCGTGA
- a CDS encoding cupin domain-containing protein — protein sequence MDIRSNDEVEIIEAVPDVHLSQLASGEKMSVQGYTIDAGASVPEHSHPHEQAGYAWRGEAVFIIDGEEHVVSAGDSYVIPGGDPHRVENRGDEPFEGVDIFSPPRTDPDWKD from the coding sequence ATGGACATCCGTTCGAACGACGAGGTGGAGATAATCGAAGCGGTGCCGGACGTACACCTCTCGCAACTGGCTTCGGGCGAGAAGATGAGCGTGCAAGGCTACACCATCGACGCCGGGGCGTCGGTGCCCGAGCATAGCCACCCACACGAACAGGCGGGCTACGCGTGGCGCGGCGAGGCCGTCTTCATCATCGACGGCGAGGAACACGTCGTCTCCGCGGGCGACTCCTACGTCATCCCCGGCGGCGACCCCCACCGGGTCGAGAACCGCGGCGACGAACCCTTCGAGGGCGTCGACATCTTCAGCCCGCCGCGGACCGACCCGGACTGGAAGGACTGA
- the lysS gene encoding lysine--tRNA ligase, whose protein sequence is MSDGHNAFWADDIADEIEARNPDDPIVIKGGVSPSGVPHLGHFNEIMRGYFVAATLRERGHEVRQVFTSDDRDALRSVPRTLADSDWNLVGLGEVDAGALGRNLGTPYTDIPDPFGESDSYGAHFTDLLARSAEAVGVEVEMVSNTDLYASGEFEAVTREVLEKRDLAREVLAEYQDGVDADYVPFMPQCSECGKLTQDVRDVDLEAGTVDYRCSGLEAGGDHIEGCGHEGTATLREGKLPWRFEWPAQWKVLGVDFEPFGKDHAEGSWPSGEEIARRVLDIEPPVPMTYEWFTLNGEPLSSSAGNVVTVDEVLALLEPEVLRYFFVRNPKRAKDFDMERIDLLVDEFDRFERVYFGEEDDEDLQPLADRAYPFLVDEVREERVRLPYTFAAVLGMTDDRDLRVRMAHNQDFIDDDTPAWAVEAALERVERARTWAERMDNAYNYRLQADLPETDFDADVAAALSDLADFVAEGHDGEAIQGQMYEIPREHGIEVGDFFAAGYRLFFDDTEGPRLGEFLGELDESFVVKRLRREG, encoded by the coding sequence ATGAGCGACGGACACAACGCCTTCTGGGCCGACGACATCGCGGACGAAATCGAGGCGCGCAACCCCGACGACCCCATCGTGATCAAGGGCGGCGTCTCCCCCTCCGGCGTCCCCCATCTCGGCCACTTCAACGAGATCATGCGTGGCTACTTCGTCGCCGCGACGCTCCGCGAACGCGGCCACGAGGTCCGCCAGGTGTTCACGAGCGACGACCGCGACGCCCTGCGGAGCGTCCCCCGGACGCTCGCGGACTCGGACTGGAACCTCGTCGGTCTCGGCGAGGTGGACGCCGGGGCACTGGGTCGCAACCTCGGCACGCCCTACACGGACATCCCCGACCCCTTCGGCGAGAGCGACTCCTACGGCGCACACTTCACCGACCTCCTCGCGCGGAGCGCCGAGGCCGTCGGCGTCGAGGTGGAGATGGTCTCCAACACCGACCTCTACGCCTCCGGCGAGTTCGAGGCCGTCACGCGCGAAGTCCTGGAGAAACGTGATCTCGCCCGCGAGGTTCTCGCGGAGTATCAGGACGGCGTCGACGCCGACTACGTCCCCTTCATGCCCCAGTGTTCCGAGTGCGGGAAGCTGACCCAGGACGTGCGCGACGTGGATCTGGAGGCGGGCACGGTCGACTACCGGTGTTCCGGCCTCGAGGCCGGCGGCGACCACATCGAGGGCTGTGGCCACGAAGGGACGGCCACGCTCCGGGAGGGCAAACTCCCGTGGCGCTTCGAGTGGCCGGCCCAGTGGAAGGTGCTCGGCGTCGACTTCGAACCCTTCGGCAAGGACCACGCGGAGGGGTCGTGGCCGAGCGGCGAGGAAATCGCCCGGCGCGTCCTCGACATCGAACCCCCGGTGCCGATGACCTACGAGTGGTTCACACTCAACGGCGAACCCCTCTCCTCCTCCGCCGGCAACGTCGTCACCGTCGACGAGGTGCTTGCCCTGCTGGAACCCGAAGTCCTGCGCTACTTCTTCGTCCGCAACCCGAAGCGCGCGAAGGACTTCGATATGGAGCGCATCGACCTCCTCGTCGACGAGTTCGACCGATTCGAACGCGTCTACTTCGGCGAGGAGGACGACGAGGATCTGCAACCCCTCGCGGACCGCGCGTATCCCTTCCTCGTCGACGAGGTGCGCGAGGAACGGGTGCGCCTGCCGTACACCTTCGCGGCGGTGTTGGGGATGACCGACGACCGGGACCTGCGGGTGCGGATGGCGCACAATCAGGACTTCATCGACGACGACACGCCGGCGTGGGCGGTCGAGGCGGCGCTGGAACGGGTCGAACGCGCGCGCACCTGGGCGGAGCGCATGGACAACGCCTACAACTACCGCCTGCAGGCCGACCTCCCCGAGACGGATTTCGACGCCGACGTGGCCGCGGCGCTTTCCGACCTCGCCGACTTCGTCGCCGAGGGCCACGACGGCGAGGCGATTCAGGGGCAGATGTACGAGATTCCCCGCGAACACGGGATCGAGGTGGGTGACTTCTTCGCCGCCGGCTACCGCCTCTTTTTCGACGACACCGAGGGGCCGCGGCTGGGCGAGTTCCTCGGCGAACTCGACGAGTCGTTCGTGGTGAAACGGCTGCGGCGAGAGGGGTAG
- the pyrH gene encoding UMP kinase, translated as MRVVISIGGSVLAPDLDADRVAGHAAAVERLLDEGCEVGAVVGGGGTARDYIGTARQLGANEVQLDQIGIDVTRINARLLIAALDDRAAPSPAHEYEEAGEALRRGDVPVMGGVMPGQTTDAVAAALAEYVDADLLVYATSVDGVFSADPDSDPDAEQYGRLTGTELVDLVAPMSRGAGASAPVDLLAAKLIERSKMRTIVLDGTDPERIASAVLDGDHSGTDVVPDGCESAWP; from the coding sequence ATGCGAGTCGTGATCTCTATCGGCGGGAGCGTCCTCGCGCCCGACCTCGACGCCGACCGCGTCGCAGGCCACGCGGCGGCGGTCGAACGCCTTCTCGACGAGGGCTGCGAGGTCGGCGCGGTGGTCGGGGGCGGCGGCACCGCCCGCGACTACATCGGAACGGCGCGCCAGCTCGGCGCCAACGAGGTACAGTTGGATCAGATCGGCATCGACGTGACGCGGATCAACGCGCGCCTGCTGATCGCGGCGCTCGACGACCGCGCCGCCCCCTCACCCGCCCACGAGTACGAGGAAGCGGGCGAGGCGCTCCGCCGCGGCGACGTGCCCGTCATGGGTGGCGTCATGCCCGGCCAGACCACCGACGCCGTCGCCGCGGCGCTGGCGGAGTACGTCGACGCCGACCTCCTCGTCTACGCGACGAGCGTCGACGGCGTGTTCAGCGCCGACCCTGACAGCGACCCCGACGCCGAGCAGTACGGCCGGCTCACAGGGACGGAACTCGTCGACCTCGTGGCGCCGATGAGTCGCGGCGCCGGTGCCTCCGCCCCCGTCGATCTGCTGGCGGCGAAACTCATCGAGCGCTCGAAGATGCGAACCATCGTCCTCGACGGGACCGACCCCGAGCGCATCGCCAGCGCCGTCCTCGACGGCGACCACTCCGGCACCGACGTGGTGCCCGACGGCTGTGAGTCCGCGTGGCCATGA
- a CDS encoding molybdopterin synthase produces the protein MKTLNLVGPDAVDLADRLVPRLDGRVATVETLPETAARDTDAGAAYGLSADGSWIGAGDGQTLPALLDSLVPDYDHALTVGFEDARLPTVVIGDADPVGDVVATLPNAEADLDPILDAVADFEPRVTLESLVERAKASPLAERSGAIATFTGRVRVKDSDDDTPTTQLEFEKYEGVAADRMRTIRAELEEREGVFEVLMHHRTGVIREGEDIVFVVVLAGHREEAFCTVEDGINRLKDEVPIFKKESTTEEEFWIHERT, from the coding sequence ATGAAGACGCTCAACCTCGTCGGCCCGGACGCCGTGGATCTGGCCGACCGACTCGTCCCCCGACTCGACGGCCGGGTCGCTACCGTGGAGACCCTCCCGGAGACGGCCGCCCGCGACACCGACGCCGGCGCCGCCTACGGCCTCTCGGCCGACGGATCGTGGATCGGCGCGGGCGACGGACAGACCCTCCCCGCCCTGCTCGACTCGCTCGTCCCCGACTACGACCACGCCCTCACCGTCGGCTTCGAGGACGCTCGCCTCCCGACTGTCGTCATCGGCGACGCCGACCCCGTCGGCGACGTGGTCGCGACGCTCCCGAACGCTGAGGCCGACCTCGACCCGATTCTCGACGCCGTGGCCGACTTCGAACCCCGCGTCACGCTCGAGTCGCTCGTCGAACGCGCGAAGGCGTCTCCGCTCGCGGAACGCTCCGGCGCCATCGCGACGTTCACCGGGCGCGTCCGGGTGAAAGACTCCGACGACGACACCCCGACCACCCAACTGGAGTTCGAGAAGTACGAGGGCGTCGCCGCCGACCGGATGCGCACCATCCGCGCCGAACTGGAGGAACGGGAGGGCGTGTTCGAGGTGCTGATGCACCACCGCACCGGCGTCATCCGCGAAGGCGAGGATATCGTGTTCGTCGTCGTCCTCGCCGGCCACCGCGAGGAAGCCTTCTGCACCGTCGAGGACGGCATCAACCGCCTCAAAGACGAGGTGCCCATCTTCAAGAAGGAGTCGACGACCGAGGAAGAGTTCTGGATCCACGAACGGACCTGA
- a CDS encoding DUF7123 family protein, producing the protein MSATADPSTETDDSASKEERLKEYLLSKAQDGELYFKSKFIADEVGLSPKEIGALMVKLRDSATELSVEKWSYTSATTWRIEPA; encoded by the coding sequence ATGAGCGCAACCGCAGATCCCTCCACCGAGACCGACGACAGTGCGTCCAAAGAGGAGCGTCTGAAGGAGTACCTGCTCTCGAAGGCGCAAGACGGTGAACTCTACTTCAAGAGCAAGTTCATCGCGGACGAGGTCGGCCTCTCGCCCAAAGAGATCGGTGCCCTGATGGTCAAGCTCCGCGACTCCGCGACCGAGCTCTCCGTCGAGAAGTGGTCGTACACGAGTGCGACCACGTGGCGCATCGAACCCGCATAA
- a CDS encoding site-2 protease family protein, giving the protein MDGADGPPSGALDAVFYVRETERDGDRFRYYGEPLVPRSALADELREPFRRAGYRLDLEAGREPYETAVVATPADGRIDGIPWTNLALFVATILSTLLVGAVAWYYIPPGDLASNPFLALRAWPFTAAVLGVLTAHELGHYLAGRYHGVDVSLPYLIPFVVPFGTLGAIIRMRGKMPDRKTLFDIGVAGPLSGLVATVVVTAIGLSLDPMTIPARVVNSPGQIIIFNNPPLLDLIATALGQPTSYADPTKTVHPVIIGGWVGMFFTVLNLLPVGQLDGGHMVRAMLGRRQETVASLVPLALFALAAYLYYVRNLAFNESVGLWAVWGLFATIIAYNGPANPADETPLGWKRQLVGLVTFALGALCFLLVPIQLLG; this is encoded by the coding sequence ATGGACGGAGCCGATGGACCGCCGTCTGGCGCCCTCGATGCGGTGTTTTACGTCCGTGAGACCGAACGCGACGGCGACCGGTTTCGGTACTACGGCGAGCCGCTCGTCCCGCGCAGTGCGCTGGCCGACGAACTCCGGGAGCCGTTTCGCCGCGCCGGCTACCGTCTCGACCTCGAAGCGGGACGGGAGCCCTACGAGACGGCCGTGGTCGCGACCCCCGCCGACGGGCGGATCGACGGGATTCCGTGGACGAATCTCGCGCTCTTCGTCGCAACGATCCTCTCCACGCTGCTCGTTGGCGCCGTGGCGTGGTATTACATTCCGCCGGGCGACCTCGCGTCGAACCCCTTCCTCGCCCTGCGAGCGTGGCCTTTCACCGCCGCCGTTCTCGGCGTCCTCACGGCGCACGAACTCGGCCACTACCTCGCCGGCCGCTACCACGGCGTCGACGTCTCCCTCCCCTACCTCATCCCCTTCGTCGTCCCCTTCGGAACGCTCGGGGCGATCATCCGCATGCGCGGCAAGATGCCCGACCGCAAGACGCTGTTCGACATCGGCGTCGCCGGCCCGCTGTCGGGCCTCGTCGCCACCGTCGTCGTGACCGCTATCGGCCTCTCGCTCGACCCCATGACGATCCCTGCGCGCGTCGTCAACTCCCCCGGGCAGATCATCATCTTCAACAACCCGCCGTTGCTCGACCTCATCGCGACGGCGCTCGGGCAACCCACGAGCTACGCCGACCCCACGAAGACCGTCCACCCCGTCATCATCGGCGGGTGGGTGGGGATGTTCTTCACCGTCCTCAACCTGCTCCCGGTCGGTCAACTCGACGGCGGGCACATGGTGCGAGCGATGCTCGGCCGCCGACAGGAAACTGTCGCGTCGCTCGTCCCTCTCGCGCTGTTCGCCCTCGCGGCCTACCTCTACTACGTGCGAAACCTCGCGTTCAACGAGTCGGTCGGGCTGTGGGCCGTCTGGGGACTGTTCGCCACCATCATCGCGTACAACGGCCCGGCCAACCCCGCCGACGAGACGCCGCTCGGCTGGAAACGCCAGCTCGTCGGCCTCGTCACCTTCGCCCTCGGCGCGCTCTGTTTCCTGCTCGTGCCCATCCAGCTGTTAGGTTAG
- the thiL gene encoding thiamine-phosphate kinase — MDERSALGMLADELGPAGDDAAVIDGLVVTTDMLHERTDFPPGTTRYTAGWRTIGASLSDVAAMGGAATAAVAAYGAPTFDPDEIRAFVDGASDVCALTGAEYVGGDLDNHDEFTVAGTVVGKAEDPVYRSGASPGEAIYVTGTLGRTGAAVREFDRGNVGRGNELFQFEPRVAAGRQLASVATAMMDSSDGLARSLHQLAAASDCGFHVEWDRLPVDPSVDAVAANEAERRELSTYFGEDFELVFTASPAAVDGVRDAVGVSLTRLGTVTDSEVLADGEPLPDRGYTH, encoded by the coding sequence ATGGACGAACGGAGCGCGCTGGGGATGCTCGCCGACGAACTCGGTCCGGCGGGCGACGACGCGGCGGTGATCGACGGGCTGGTGGTGACGACCGACATGCTCCACGAACGGACGGACTTCCCGCCGGGAACGACCCGGTACACCGCGGGGTGGCGAACCATCGGCGCGTCGCTCTCGGACGTGGCGGCGATGGGTGGGGCGGCCACGGCGGCGGTCGCCGCCTACGGCGCGCCGACGTTCGACCCCGACGAAATCCGGGCGTTCGTCGACGGCGCGAGCGACGTGTGCGCCCTGACGGGTGCCGAATACGTCGGTGGCGATCTCGACAACCACGACGAGTTCACGGTCGCCGGCACCGTCGTCGGGAAGGCCGAGGACCCCGTCTACCGCTCGGGCGCGTCACCTGGCGAGGCCATCTACGTCACCGGGACGCTCGGACGGACGGGTGCGGCCGTCCGCGAGTTCGACCGCGGGAACGTCGGCCGGGGGAACGAGCTCTTTCAGTTCGAGCCGCGGGTCGCGGCGGGCCGACAACTCGCGTCCGTCGCCACCGCGATGATGGACTCCTCGGACGGCCTCGCACGCTCGCTTCACCAGCTCGCGGCGGCGAGCGACTGCGGCTTCCACGTCGAGTGGGACCGCCTCCCGGTCGATCCGAGCGTCGACGCCGTCGCCGCCAACGAGGCGGAGCGACGCGAACTCTCGACGTACTTCGGCGAGGACTTCGAACTCGTGTTCACGGCGTCGCCGGCGGCCGTCGACGGAGTGCGCGACGCGGTGGGCGTGTCGCTCACCAGACTCGGAACGGTGACGGACAGCGAGGTACTCGCGGACGGCGAGCCCCTTCCCGACCGTGGCTACACCCACTAA
- a CDS encoding lysylphosphatidylglycerol synthase transmembrane domain-containing protein: MAGGRIRATILGFAAALVVFAVLFSLAGVDDLVSQLTNADLRLVALVFLVTLGWLAAWGFSLRTVLDVLGVSLSVPQAFLVFTGAMFANNVTPFGQAGGEPITALLISRVADTEYEKGLAAIASVDTLNFVPSITIAVIGVGYYVTEVTLGTNRRLELALVAVAILAVGVPTLVYLGWQRRYRLESKVVGVVTPLIRRVATHLPRVPVPTAGGIERRINGFFRAIERVATNPRGLALALGLSAIGWFCQMLGLWLAFRAIGTPIPLSVALFVVPIGAIAGVTPLPGGAGGIESVLVVLLVAAPLPSVTEPIALAAVVVFRGAVYWTPTVLGGLVTGVVGLRSRRSRT; this comes from the coding sequence ATGGCAGGCGGACGGATTCGAGCGACGATACTCGGGTTCGCTGCCGCGCTCGTCGTCTTCGCCGTCCTCTTCTCGCTCGCGGGCGTCGACGACCTCGTCTCGCAACTCACGAACGCCGACCTCCGCCTCGTCGCGCTGGTCTTTCTCGTGACGCTCGGCTGGCTGGCGGCGTGGGGCTTCTCGTTGCGGACCGTCCTCGACGTCCTCGGCGTCTCGCTCTCGGTCCCGCAGGCCTTCCTCGTGTTCACCGGTGCGATGTTCGCGAACAACGTCACGCCGTTCGGGCAGGCCGGCGGCGAACCCATCACCGCCCTCCTCATCTCGCGCGTGGCGGACACGGAGTACGAGAAGGGCCTCGCCGCCATCGCCAGCGTCGACACGCTCAACTTCGTCCCCTCCATCACCATCGCCGTCATCGGCGTCGGCTACTACGTCACCGAGGTCACGCTGGGCACGAACCGCCGACTCGAACTCGCGCTGGTCGCGGTCGCGATTCTCGCCGTCGGCGTCCCCACGCTCGTCTATCTCGGCTGGCAGCGCCGCTACCGGCTCGAATCGAAGGTCGTGGGCGTCGTGACGCCTCTCATCCGCCGGGTCGCGACGCACCTTCCCCGCGTTCCCGTTCCGACGGCCGGTGGCATCGAACGCCGGATCAACGGCTTCTTCCGCGCCATCGAGCGAGTGGCGACCAACCCCCGCGGCCTCGCGCTCGCGCTCGGGCTGTCAGCTATCGGCTGGTTCTGCCAGATGCTGGGCCTCTGGCTCGCCTTTCGCGCCATCGGGACGCCGATTCCGCTCTCCGTCGCACTCTTCGTCGTCCCCATCGGCGCCATCGCGGGCGTGACGCCGCTCCCCGGCGGCGCCGGCGGCATCGAGAGCGTCCTCGTCGTCCTCCTCGTCGCTGCGCCGCTCCCGTCAGTCACCGAACCCATCGCCCTCGCCGCAGTCGTCGTGTTCCGGGGCGCGGTCTACTGGACGCCGACGGTGCTCGGCGGCCTCGTGACCGGCGTCGTCGGCCTCCGGTCGCGCCGCTCACGCACCTAA
- a CDS encoding 30S ribosomal protein S19e, protein MVTLYDVPADALIEELATRLEDRIDAPDWANYTKTGVSKELPPQQDDFWSVRAASLLRKVAVDGPVGVDRLSTAYGDRNQGSTRYRVAAPHADAGSKKIIRTILQQLADEDLVSTAQGEGRVVTPDGQSLLDEVAADVLDDLDRPELEKYA, encoded by the coding sequence ATGGTAACCCTCTACGACGTGCCGGCGGACGCGCTCATCGAGGAGCTCGCGACCCGGCTCGAGGACCGCATCGACGCGCCCGACTGGGCCAACTACACCAAGACCGGTGTCAGCAAGGAACTCCCGCCCCAGCAGGACGACTTCTGGTCGGTTCGCGCCGCCAGCCTCCTGCGGAAAGTCGCCGTCGACGGCCCCGTCGGCGTCGACCGCCTCTCGACGGCCTACGGCGACCGCAATCAGGGTTCGACCCGCTACCGTGTCGCCGCCCCGCACGCCGACGCCGGCAGCAAGAAGATCATCCGCACGATCCTCCAGCAACTGGCGGACGAGGACCTCGTCTCCACCGCGCAGGGCGAGGGCCGCGTCGTCACGCCAGACGGCCAGAGCCTCCTCGACGAGGTGGCCGCCGACGTGCTCGACGACCTCGACCGCCCCGAACTCGAGAAGTACGCCTAA
- a CDS encoding DNA-binding protein, translating into MSGNPDDDRLEELRQEKMQELKEQAQQGGAGGERGEAQQAAREQAEAQKQALLKQHLTDGARQRLNAVQMSKPEVAEQVEQQVVALARSGRIQDRIDEEQMRKLLKELTPDKSFDIRRR; encoded by the coding sequence ATGAGTGGAAACCCCGACGACGACCGACTCGAAGAGCTCCGCCAGGAGAAGATGCAGGAACTGAAAGAGCAGGCTCAACAGGGCGGTGCCGGCGGTGAGCGCGGCGAGGCCCAGCAGGCCGCTCGCGAACAGGCCGAAGCCCAGAAACAGGCGCTCCTGAAACAGCACCTCACCGACGGCGCACGCCAGCGCCTCAACGCCGTCCAGATGTCGAAACCCGAAGTGGCCGAACAGGTCGAACAGCAGGTCGTCGCGCTCGCCCGCAGCGGCCGCATTCAGGACCGCATCGACGAGGAGCAGATGCGGAAACTGCTCAAGGAACTCACCCCGGACAAGAGCTTCGACATCCGTCGGCGCTGA
- the yqeC gene encoding selenium cofactor biosynthesis protein YqeC has protein sequence MDLIEALSADVPLVCVVGAGGKKTTLYALANQLDRAVVTATVRIPIFDEQVAAVRVTRDPVGALRDNDDWPLGLVPEQERDDRYLGYDRETVTAIRATPGHGPVLVKADGARTRLLKAPDEREPQIPATADTVIPIASARVVGEPLDDDHVHRPERVAELTGLDLGDPIRPEDVATVLASRQGGRKRVPPSATVVPLINMVDDDELAETGRRIAAAIHDRADVPRVVLARMIEPTVVDVI, from the coding sequence ATGGATCTCATCGAGGCGCTGTCGGCCGACGTGCCCCTCGTCTGCGTCGTCGGCGCCGGCGGCAAGAAGACGACGTTGTACGCACTCGCCAACCAGCTCGACCGCGCGGTCGTCACCGCGACCGTCCGCATCCCCATCTTCGACGAGCAGGTCGCGGCCGTCCGCGTCACCCGCGACCCCGTCGGCGCGCTCCGCGACAACGACGACTGGCCGCTCGGACTCGTCCCCGAACAGGAACGCGACGACCGCTACCTCGGCTACGACCGCGAGACGGTCACCGCCATCCGCGCGACGCCCGGCCACGGCCCGGTGCTGGTCAAGGCCGACGGTGCGCGCACCCGCCTCCTGAAGGCGCCAGACGAGCGCGAACCGCAGATTCCCGCCACCGCCGACACCGTGATCCCCATCGCCAGCGCCCGCGTCGTCGGCGAACCGCTCGACGACGATCACGTCCACCGACCCGAGCGCGTCGCGGAATTGACGGGGCTGGACCTCGGTGACCCAATTCGCCCCGAAGACGTGGCCACCGTCCTCGCCAGCCGTCAGGGCGGCCGCAAGCGCGTCCCCCCGAGCGCGACGGTCGTGCCGCTGATCAACATGGTCGACGACGACGAGTTGGCGGAGACGGGGCGACGGATTGCCGCGGCCATCCACGACCGCGCCGACGTGCCGCGAGTGGTCCTCGCACGAATGATCGAGCCGACGGTCGTCGACGTGATCTAA
- the mobA gene encoding molybdenum cofactor guanylyltransferase: MSERTAVVLAGGRSTRFGDEDKAVADLAGTPMIRRVVDRVAPVVDAVVINCRAAQRAAIEDALDGVAVPVTFAEDDYPDEGPMAGMATGLRAVAGEYAFVVACDMPFVDADFVDYLFERAEGHEAAVPRPDQWFETTHAVYRAAAMADACEAALDAGKERIVAPLFDLDFVVVDAAEVREHGHPDTFENCNTKTDFADAAERLR, encoded by the coding sequence ATGTCCGAGCGCACTGCCGTCGTGCTCGCCGGGGGGCGGTCGACGCGATTCGGCGACGAAGACAAGGCCGTGGCCGACCTCGCGGGGACGCCGATGATCCGGCGGGTGGTCGACCGGGTCGCACCCGTCGTCGACGCCGTCGTGATCAACTGTCGCGCCGCCCAACGAGCGGCCATCGAGGACGCCCTCGACGGCGTGGCCGTCCCCGTCACGTTCGCGGAGGACGACTACCCCGACGAGGGGCCGATGGCGGGGATGGCGACGGGGCTCCGAGCGGTGGCGGGGGAGTACGCCTTCGTCGTCGCCTGCGACATGCCCTTCGTCGACGCCGACTTCGTGGATTACCTGTTCGAGCGTGCCGAGGGCCACGAGGCCGCCGTGCCTCGCCCGGACCAGTGGTTCGAAACCACCCACGCCGTCTACCGGGCGGCAGCGATGGCCGACGCCTGCGAGGCGGCGCTGGACGCGGGGAAAGAGCGCATCGTCGCACCGCTGTTCGATCTCGATTTCGTCGTCGTCGACGCCGCGGAGGTGCGCGAACACGGCCACCCAGACACGTTCGAGAACTGCAACACGAAGACGGATTTCGCGGACGCGGCGGAGCGACTGCGTTAG
- the truA gene encoding tRNA pseudouridine(38-40) synthase TruA: MRAFRLAYDGRPYSGFQRQPDVPTVEDVLFDALRDLGVLDGAKPSGYAAAGRTDAGVSALAQTVAFEAPEWLTPAALNGDLPGSIRAWASADVPDDFHATLDATRRIYRYHCYAPDCDDERVREALEALAGEHDFHNLTTDTEGTVRELETQYVRDGDFLVLTFAADGFVRHMVRRIVALVQAVGSGASDLDRVERVLGPDPLDGGEGVPTAPATPLVLAAVTYPDLTFDPDPDAVASAREAFGERRVEAQTAARVVDDLWRGVE; this comes from the coding sequence ATGCGCGCCTTCCGCCTCGCGTACGACGGCCGCCCCTACTCGGGCTTCCAGCGCCAGCCCGACGTGCCGACCGTCGAAGACGTTCTGTTCGACGCGCTCCGTGATCTCGGCGTCCTCGACGGGGCCAAGCCGTCGGGCTACGCGGCCGCCGGGCGAACCGACGCGGGCGTCTCGGCGCTGGCCCAGACTGTCGCCTTCGAGGCGCCGGAGTGGCTCACGCCCGCCGCGCTGAACGGGGACCTCCCCGGGTCCATCCGGGCGTGGGCCAGCGCCGACGTGCCCGACGACTTCCACGCCACCCTCGACGCGACCCGGCGGATCTATCGCTATCACTGCTACGCCCCGGACTGCGACGACGAGCGCGTCCGCGAGGCACTCGAAGCGCTGGCGGGCGAACACGACTTCCACAACCTCACCACGGACACGGAGGGGACGGTCCGGGAGCTCGAAACCCAGTACGTCCGCGACGGCGACTTTCTCGTGCTCACGTTCGCGGCCGACGGGTTCGTCCGGCACATGGTCCGCCGCATCGTCGCGCTGGTACAGGCCGTGGGGAGCGGCGCGAGCGACCTCGACCGGGTCGAGCGCGTCCTCGGCCCCGATCCGCTCGACGGCGGCGAGGGCGTCCCGACGGCACCGGCGACACCGCTCGTCCTCGCCGCGGTGACGTATCCCGACCTCACGTTCGATCCCGACCCCGACGCCGTCGCGAGCGCCCGCGAGGCGTTCGGCGAGCGGCGCGTGGAGGCACAGACGGCTGCGCGGGTCGTCGACGACCTGTGGCGCGGCGTCGAGTGA